One window from the genome of Brachionichthys hirsutus isolate HB-005 chromosome 19, CSIRO-AGI_Bhir_v1, whole genome shotgun sequence encodes:
- the agxt2 gene encoding alanine--glyoxylate aminotransferase 2, mitochondrial: MPDVVTMAKGIGNGFPMGAVVTTADIAASFSRGVHFTTFGGNPVACAVASSVLDAIGEDGTQQTSLEVGTYLMKELAKLRDKYDIIGDVRGKGLQIGVEMVQDKASREPLSPEGVGEIFEDIKDMGVLIGKGGLYGQTFRIKPPMCITMEDADFFLAVFNRAVHKYTETR; this comes from the exons ATGCCTGATGTGGTTACTATGGCGAAGGGCATTGGTAATGGATTCCCAATGGGAGCTGTTGTGACGACAGCAG acATTGCTGCCTCGTTCTCCAGGGGCGTTCACTTCACCACCTTCGGAGGGAATCCCGTGGCTTGTGCTGTTGCCTCTTCGGTGCTCGAT GCTATCGGAGAGGACGGCACGCAGCAGACCAGTCTGGAGGTGGGAACCTATCTGATGAAGGAACTGGCAAAGCTCAGAGACAAATATGACATCATCGGGGATGTCAGAGGAAAAGGCCTCCAGATCGGCGTGGAAATGGTCCAAGACAAG GCCAGCAGGGAGCCGCTGTCTCCTGAGGGAGTCGGTGAGATCTTTGAGGACATCAAGGACATGGGTGTCCTGATAGGGAAGGGGGGTCTCTATGGACAG ACCTTCCGCATCAAACCCCCCATGTGCATCACGATGGAAGACGCCGACTTCTTCCTGGCGGTTTTCAACAGAGCCGTCCACAAGTACACGGAGACGAGATGA
- the nedd4l gene encoding E3 ubiquitin-protein ligase NEDD4-like yields MERPYTFKDFLLRPRSHKSRVKGYLRLKMAYLPKQGGPEEEGGEMREEAEGWDESVDSGSQRPQQLLPPLPPGWEEKVDNLGRTYYVNHNNRSTRWKRPSSMDVISETESDNQQRQIHQEAHRVFRSRRHISEDLENEHLEPRELDNSWELITEEEPNDGTSQSLPGPSSVLTPTPVAQEFPEDINPRRSLPPDANGEVPGPSSALSPLSNRLMSSSMTDGVSEQAQAPPPPLMSPSATACTLTTPGLPPGWEERKDGKGRTYYVNHNNRTTAWTRPIVQLTEDGASASSAAGGPSSPAPSTPPSSASNHLHEPPVRRPRSLSSPTVTLSTPLEGANSIQVRRAVKDPVSNPQSPQPSPYSSPKSQHKTQQSFLPPGWEMRIAPNGRPFFIDHSSRTTAWEDPRLKYPVHMRSKSSMEPGDLGPLPPGWEERIHSDGRTFYIDHNTKNTQWEDPRLQSPAITGPAVPYSREFKQKYDYFRKKLKKPADIPNRFEMKLHRNNVFEESYRRIMSLKRPDVLKARLWIEFESEKGLDYGGVAREWFFLLSKEMFNPYYGLFEYSATDNYTLQINPNSGLCNEDHLSYFKFIGRVAGMAVFHGKLLDGFFIRPFYKMMLGKQISLKDMESVDSEYYNSLKWILENDPTELDLRFCIDEDNFGQTYQVDLKPSGSDMVVTNDNKQEYIDLVIQWRFVNRVQKQMNAFLEGFTELILVDLIKIFDENELELLMCGLGDVDVNDWRQHSVYKNGYCPNHPVIQWFWKVVLLMDAEKRIRLLQFVTGTSRVPMNGFAELYGSNGPQLFTIEQWGTPDKLPRAHTCFNRLDLPTYESFEDLREKLLLAVENAQGFEGVD; encoded by the exons ATGGAGCGCCCCTACACCTTTAAAGACTTCCTCCTGAGGCCCAGAAG TCACAAGTCCAGGGTGAAGGGTTACCTGCGCCTCAAGATGGCCTACCTGCCCAAGCAAGGAggcccagaggaggaggggggggagatgagGGAAGAGGCTGAG GGGTGGGACGAGTCGGTGGATTCAGGGTCCCAGCGTCCACAGCAGCTGCTCCCTCCCTTGCCCCCCGGGTGGGAGGAGAAGGTGGACAACCTGGGACGCACTTACTACGTCAACCACAACAACCGCTCCACGCGGTGGAAACGGCCGTCCAGCAT ggaCGTGATTTCTGAGACTGAGAGTGACAATCAGCAGCGGCAGATCCACCAGGAAGCCCACAGAGTGTTCCGGTCGAGACGCCACATCAGTGAAGACCTCGAGAACGAGCACCTGGAGCCCAGAGAGCTGGACAAC TCGTGGGAGCTgatcacagaggaggagcctaACGACGGCACGTCCCAGTCTCTGCCGGGGCCGTCCTCCGTCCTGACGCCCACTCCCGTCGCTCAGGAGTTTCCTGAAGACATCAACCCGAGGCGGTCCCTCCCGCCGGACGCTAACGGCGAGGTCCCGGGGCCCAGCTCCGCTCTG AGCCCACTGTCCAACAGACTCATGTCCTCAAGCATGACGGACGGTGTCAGTGAGCAGgctcaggctcctccccctcctcttatG TCTCCGTCTGCGACCGCTTGCACCCTGACCACCCCCGGCTTGCCCCCCggatgggaggagaggaaggacggAAAGGGAAGAACTTATTACGTCAACCATAACAACCGCACAACGGCCTGGACGAGGCCCATCGTGCAG CTGACTGAAGACGGAGCCAGCGCctcctcagcagcaggaggaccCTCATCCCCGgctccctccacccctccctcctccgccAGCAACCACCTCCATGAGCCCCCGGTCCGGCGCCCTCGTAGCCTCAGCTCCCCCACCGTCACCCTTTCTACCCCCTTGGAG GGAGCCAACAGCATCCAGGTCCGGAGGGCCGTGAAGGACCCGGTGTCCAACCCCCAGTCCCCCCAGCCGTCCCCCTACAGCTCCCCCAAGTCACAGCACAAGACTCAGCAGAGCTTTCTGCCCCCGGGCTGGGAGATGAGAATAGCCCCCAACGGACGGCCGTTCTTCATCGACCACAGCAGCAGAACCACCGCCTGG GAGGACCCCAGGTTGAAGTATCCGGTCCACATGAGGAGCAAGAGCTCCATGGAGCCCGGGGACCTGGGCCCTCTTCCT CCTGGATGGGAAGAAAGAATTCACTCTGATGGACGCACCTTCTACATCGACCACA acacaaagaACACGCAGTGGGAAGACCCGCGGCTGCAGAGTCCAGCCATCACGGGGCCC GCGGTTCCCTACTCCAGAGAGTTCAAGCAGAAATACGACTACTTCaggaagaagctgaagaagcCG GCTGACATCCCGAACCGCTTTGAGATGAAGCTGCACCGGAACAACGTCTTTGAGGAGTCTTACCGGAGGATCATGTCTCTGAAGAGGCCGGACGTCCTGAAGGCACGCCTGTGGATCGAGTTCGAGTCGGAGAAAGGGCTGGACTACGGGGGCGTGGCCAGAGAATGGTTCTTCCTCCTGTCGAAGGAGATGTTTAATCCTTACTACGGCCTGTTTGAGTACTCTGCCAC CGATAACTACACCCTCCAGATTAATCCCAACTCCGGCCTCTGCAACGAGGATCACCTGTCCTACTTCAAGTTCATCGGCCGCGTGGCGGGAATGGCCGTGTTCCACGGAAAACTGTTGGACG GTTTCTTCATCCGGCCTTTCTACAAGATGATGCTGGGGAAGCAGATTTCCCTGAAGGACATGGAGTCCGTG GACAGCGAATACTACAACTCTCTGAAGTGGATCCTGGAGAACGACCCCACCGAGCTGGACCTGAGGTTCTGTATCGACGAGGACAACTTCGGACAG ACGTATCAGGTGGACCTGAAGCCCAGCGGCTCGGACATGGTGGTCACCAACGACAACAAGCAGGAGTACATCGA CCTGGTCATCCAGTGGAGGTTCGTCAACCGAGTCCAGAAGCAGATGAACGCCTTCCTGGAG GGCTTCACTGAGCTGATTCTCGTCGATCTGATCAAGATCTTCGATGAGAACGAGCTGGAG CTGCTCATGTGCGGCCTGGGCGACGTCGACGTGAACGACTGGAGGCAGCACAGCGTCTACAAGAACGGCTACTGTCCCAACCATCCGGTCATTCAGTGGTTCTGGAAG GTCGTCCTCCTGATGGATGCAGAGAAGAGGATCCGACTCCTCCAGTTTGTTACGGGGACGTCTCGTGTCCCCAT